A region of the Elusimicrobiota bacterium genome:
ACTATCAATTTCGGCATTATTTACGGAATTTCGCCTTACGGACTTTCTCAACAGCTTAAAATTTCAACAACTGAGGCTAAAAACTACATTGATAAATATTTTGAAAAATATAAAGGCGTAAAAGAATGGATGGGAAATTTATTGCAGGAAACCAGGGTAAGCGGTTATGTGTCCACTCTTTTCGGAAGAATCAGGTATCTTCCCGACATAAATTCAAAAAATGCCCAGGTAAGAGGTTTTTCGGAAAGAATTGCAATGAATACCCCTATTCAGGGGACGTCCGCAGACATAATTAAAATAGCCATGATAAATTTAAACCGGCATTTTAAAAAAGAAAACTATAAAACGAAAATGCTCGTACAAGTTCACGACGACCTTTTGATTGAAACTCCTGAAAAAGAACTTAATAAAACAGCCGCATTAGCAAAAGAAGAAATGGAAAACGCTGTAAAACTTGAAATCCCCGTGGTAGTTGATATAAAATCGGGATTAAACTGGGCAGAGATGACAAAAATCTAAAGGCGTTTAAAAGTTATGAAAGTGTAAAGGTGTAAAAGTTAAAGCTTTTAACTTTCAAAACTTTCTAAACATTTAAACTTTTATACGGTGTTTAAAAATAGAGCATGAAAACCAAAAAAAATTACCTAATTATAGGTCTAACGGGCGGAATAGCCAGCGGGAAATCAACCGCAGTGAAGATATTTGGCCGGCTGGGTGCAAAAATAATTGATTCTGACAAAATTTCAAGAGATATAGTAAAGCCAAAATCAAAAATCTGGAAAAAGATCATTAAATGTTTGGGGCCGGACGTGCTCGGAAAAAACAAAACAATCAACAGGAAGAAACTCGGCCATTTAGTTTTTAATAATCCTTCAAAAAGAAGAGTATTAGAAAAAATTACTCACCCGGAAATTATCCGGCAAATAACGAAAAGAATTGAAAAAATCAAGGATTCTGGCAATAATAGTATAATTATAGTAGATGCCCCGCTTTTATTTGAAGCAAAACTTGACAAAATAACGGATAAAACGATAGTTGTATGGTGTCCCAGGAAATGCCAGGTGCAAAGGTTGAAGGCTAGAAATAAGTTGAATAACACTGAAATTAATAATCGTTTAAGATCTCAAATTCCATTAAATAGAAAGAAAAGAATGGCTGATTTTGTTATAGATAATTCCGGAAAAAACAAAAAAATGATTCAAAAACAAATAAGAATTCTTTGGGAAAATTTATCAAACCGCATATAAGAACACCTTAAAAAGTTCTTACCAGCCTCCTTTAAAATCAATTTAAACGCTAAATCTATCTTTTCTCTTTAAAATTTGCTATAATACCAGACCATTTTTTATGTTAAAGGATAGAATTGAAAATATCAGGCAAAGAATTGAATATATTTGCCGAAAAAAGGGCATAAATAGCAGATCCGTAACGCTTGTTATTGCCACTAAAACCATAGATATAGCAAGAATTAAAGAGGTCATTTCCCTAGGAATAAAAGATATAGGCGAAAGCCGGATACAAGAAGCCCAGCAAAAATTTTCCGAAATATCGTTATCAGGTGTCAAGAAACATCTTATAGGACATTTACAGAGCAATAAAGCTAAAAAGGCAGTCGAGCTTTTTGACCTGATACAGTCTCTTGACAGTATAGAGCTGGCAAAAGAGATAGATAAACAAGCTCAAAAAATTAATAAAGTTCAGGATTGTCTTTTAGAGATAAAAGTTTCTGAAGAAGAGACCAAGTTTGGTCTCAGCCCGGACAAAGTACAGTTATTTCTAAAGGAAGTAGGAGATTTAAAAAATATCCGGCTGCGCGGCCTTATGACAATGGCCCCTTATTTCAAAGACCCGCAGATGACCGGACCGTATTTCAGGAAGGCTAAGGAAATATTTAATAATATCAGTTCAGTGAGAATTTATCCTAGTTTTGACGTGCTTTCAATGGGTATGTCTGATGATTTTGAGGTGGCTGTTGAAGAAGGCTCGACGATGGTCAGAATAGGAACAGCTATTTTTGGATAATATATGAAAAAATTTATTACTTTCATCGGCGCCGGTAATATGGCAGAAGCCTTAATAAGCGGTTTTTTAAAGAAAAACATTGTGCCCAGAAATTGCCTGACAGCGTTCGATATAAAAGGCAAAAGGCTTATTTATCTTAAGAAAAAATATGAAATCCGTACTGAGAAAAAGAACGAAAAAGCATTGCGGAATGCGGATATAATTTTTTTGGCTGTAAAACCTCAGCAAATTAAGGATGTGTTAACGGAAATTTCGGTTTTTATTAAGAAATCTCAGCTTATTATTTCTCTTGCAGCCGGAGTTACGACAAAATTCATAGAAAAATATCTAAAAAAGGGCACCCCGGTAGTTAGAAGCATGCCGAATATGCCGGCATTGGTGGGAGAAGGGGCAACCGGTATTTGCAAAGGAGCCTGGGCAAAAAACAATCATTTAGAAATTGCCGAAAAGCTATTTCTAACAGTAGGAAAAGTCCTACCTTTTAACGAAAAAAATATTAATGCAGTTACGGCGCTTTCGGGTTCTGGCCCCGCATATGTTTTCTATTTAACCGAAGCACTTGAGAAA
Encoded here:
- the coaE gene encoding dephospho-CoA kinase (Dephospho-CoA kinase (CoaE) performs the final step in coenzyme A biosynthesis.) — translated: MKTKKNYLIIGLTGGIASGKSTAVKIFGRLGAKIIDSDKISRDIVKPKSKIWKKIIKCLGPDVLGKNKTINRKKLGHLVFNNPSKRRVLEKITHPEIIRQITKRIEKIKDSGNNSIIIVDAPLLFEAKLDKITDKTIVVWCPRKCQVQRLKARNKLNNTEINNRLRSQIPLNRKKRMADFVIDNSGKNKKMIQKQIRILWENLSNRI
- a CDS encoding YggS family pyridoxal phosphate-dependent enzyme — protein: MLKDRIENIRQRIEYICRKKGINSRSVTLVIATKTIDIARIKEVISLGIKDIGESRIQEAQQKFSEISLSGVKKHLIGHLQSNKAKKAVELFDLIQSLDSIELAKEIDKQAQKINKVQDCLLEIKVSEEETKFGLSPDKVQLFLKEVGDLKNIRLRGLMTMAPYFKDPQMTGPYFRKAKEIFNNISSVRIYPSFDVLSMGMSDDFEVAVEEGSTMVRIGTAIFG
- the proC gene encoding pyrroline-5-carboxylate reductase, translated to MKKFITFIGAGNMAEALISGFLKKNIVPRNCLTAFDIKGKRLIYLKKKYEIRTEKKNEKALRNADIIFLAVKPQQIKDVLTEISVFIKKSQLIISLAAGVTTKFIEKYLKKGTPVVRSMPNMPALVGEGATGICKGAWAKNNHLEIAEKLFLTVGKVLPFNEKNINAVTALSGSGPAYVFYLTEALEKAGRSLGLSKKASEILSRQTVFGAGKLLKESGLSPKDLRVKVTSPGGTTAAAINYFEEKRFLSIFYGALKKAEKRARELSSPR